In one Spirosoma rigui genomic region, the following are encoded:
- a CDS encoding glycosyltransferase: MRFSIIIPVFNRPDELRELLASLTKQTYANFDVLVIEDGSTNRADRVLQEFAGQLTVQYYFKENTGQGFTRNYGFERATGDYFVIFDSDALVPPHYFAVVNQRLETDWLDAYGGPDAAHPDFTDIQKAISYSMTSPFTTGGIRGSTNNLGGTYHPRSFNMGLSRRVWEQTGGYRLSRMGEDIEFAIRIIDRGFKTGLIPDAFIYHKRRTSFAQFFRQLRFFGRARINIARYYPRELKAVHAFPALFTLGVASVPVWALVNPVLFGLSVGVLVVFSGLILIHATVTQKSLKVGMLSVVAAFVQLTGYGTGFLGEGWKRLREPRDFRETGATIDYPS, from the coding sequence ATGCGTTTTTCCATCATCATCCCCGTTTTCAACCGTCCCGATGAACTGCGCGAACTGCTGGCCAGTCTGACGAAACAGACGTACGCCAACTTTGACGTACTGGTTATTGAAGACGGATCGACCAACCGGGCCGACAGGGTGTTGCAGGAATTCGCCGGCCAGCTGACCGTTCAGTACTACTTTAAGGAAAATACCGGACAGGGATTCACCCGGAACTACGGTTTTGAACGGGCGACGGGTGACTACTTCGTCATTTTCGACTCGGATGCGCTCGTTCCCCCGCACTACTTCGCCGTTGTCAACCAGCGGCTGGAAACGGACTGGCTCGATGCCTACGGCGGACCCGACGCAGCCCATCCGGATTTTACCGATATCCAGAAGGCCATCAGCTACTCGATGACGTCGCCCTTTACAACGGGCGGTATCCGCGGCAGCACGAACAACCTGGGGGGGACTTACCACCCCCGCAGCTTCAATATGGGGCTTTCCCGACGGGTGTGGGAACAAACGGGGGGGTATAGACTGAGCCGGATGGGGGAGGATATCGAGTTCGCCATCCGGATTATCGACCGTGGATTTAAAACCGGACTCATCCCCGACGCGTTTATCTACCACAAACGCCGGACTTCGTTTGCGCAGTTTTTCCGCCAGCTCCGGTTTTTTGGCCGGGCCCGGATCAACATCGCCCGCTATTACCCCCGGGAACTTAAGGCCGTTCACGCTTTCCCGGCGCTGTTTACGCTGGGTGTGGCTTCGGTTCCGGTCTGGGCGCTGGTGAACCCGGTGCTGTTCGGCCTGTCGGTGGGCGTACTGGTGGTGTTCTCAGGTTTGATTCTGATCCACGCAACCGTAACCCAAAAAAGCCTGAAGGTAGGTATGCTGAGCGTTGTGGCGGCTTTTGTTCAGCTGACCGGTTACGGGACCGGCTTTTTGGGAGAAGGGTGGAAACGACTGCGGGAGCCGCGCGATTTTCGCGAAACCGGCGCCACAATTGACTACCCATCCTAA
- the hisS gene encoding histidine--tRNA ligase, protein MQKTTLPKGTRDFGPEQMRNRLYIFDTIRQTFKRFGFQPLETPSMENLSTLTGKYGDEGDQLLYKILNSGDYAASLTELDLAAGSKKLTPKIAEKGLRYDLTVPFARYVVMNRNALPMPFKRYQMQPVWRADRPQKGRYREFYQCDADVVGTDSLLCEAEIVLMIHDVFSNLGIDYTLKVNNRKILAGIAEVIGVPGQEATLSVAIDKLDKIGRDKVEDELRARGFSDETLTRLSPLFDFGALTLEQVLKTLTTWLDASATARAGIAELQAMIQLVNEYGLSDTRLDFDPTLARGLSYYTGAIFEVKARGVSIGSISGGGRYDNLTGTFGMPGLSGVGISFGVDRIYDVMDELKLFPAGAGQGSQVLLIPFDLAARSVALPLLSQLRAAGVAAEVYPDLAKVKKMLDYANAKAIPYVVLIGSEEVQTGRLSVKNMQTGEQTNMTADAVVALLTA, encoded by the coding sequence ATGCAAAAAACCACTTTACCCAAAGGTACCCGTGATTTTGGGCCGGAGCAGATGCGCAACCGGCTCTATATATTCGATACCATTCGGCAAACCTTCAAACGCTTTGGCTTTCAGCCCCTTGAAACGCCATCCATGGAAAACCTGTCGACGCTGACGGGGAAGTACGGGGATGAGGGGGATCAACTGCTGTATAAAATTCTGAATTCGGGCGACTACGCGGCCAGCCTGACCGAACTTGACCTGGCGGCCGGCTCGAAGAAACTCACCCCTAAAATTGCCGAGAAAGGGCTGCGCTATGACCTGACGGTGCCGTTCGCCCGCTACGTGGTCATGAACCGCAATGCTCTCCCGATGCCCTTTAAGCGGTACCAGATGCAGCCCGTCTGGCGCGCCGACCGTCCGCAGAAAGGCCGTTACCGGGAGTTTTACCAGTGCGATGCCGACGTAGTGGGCACGGATTCACTGCTGTGCGAGGCCGAGATCGTGCTGATGATCCATGACGTGTTCAGTAACCTGGGCATCGACTACACCTTAAAGGTGAACAACCGGAAAATTCTGGCGGGTATTGCCGAGGTCATTGGCGTACCAGGCCAGGAAGCGACGCTGAGCGTTGCCATCGACAAGCTGGACAAGATTGGCCGGGATAAAGTAGAGGACGAACTGCGGGCGCGTGGCTTTTCGGACGAAACCCTTACCCGACTCAGCCCGCTGTTCGATTTCGGAGCACTCACCCTCGAGCAGGTACTCAAGACGTTAACGACCTGGCTGGATGCTTCAGCAACAGCACGGGCCGGAATTGCCGAGTTACAGGCGATGATCCAGCTCGTTAACGAGTACGGCCTGTCGGATACCCGGCTTGACTTTGACCCGACGCTGGCCCGCGGCCTGTCCTACTATACCGGCGCTATTTTTGAGGTCAAAGCCCGGGGTGTCTCGATCGGCAGCATCAGCGGGGGCGGGCGGTACGACAACCTGACAGGTACCTTCGGTATGCCGGGTCTGTCGGGCGTGGGCATCTCGTTCGGTGTGGACCGGATCTATGACGTCATGGATGAACTGAAGCTGTTTCCGGCGGGAGCGGGGCAGGGTTCTCAGGTTTTGCTGATTCCCTTTGACCTGGCGGCCCGCAGCGTTGCCCTGCCGTTGCTGAGTCAGCTGCGCGCAGCGGGGGTAGCCGCCGAAGTATACCCCGACCTGGCGAAAGTGAAAAAGATGCTGGATTATGCCAATGCGAAAGCCATTCCCTACGTCGTGCTGATCGGCTCCGAAGAGGTACAGACGGGCCGGCTTTCGGTTAAAAATATGCAAACCGGTGAGCAGACCAACATGACTGCCGACGCCGTAGTAGCTTTGCTGACGGCCTGA
- a CDS encoding response regulator, which yields MITILVIDDEVDLEHLLRSWFRRQIQQQTYTFLFACNGPQGLSLLQEEPAIDIVLLDINMPQMNGLDLLTKISALNLLIGTVMVSAYGDISNIRTAMNRGAFDFVTKPIDFTDLVATIDKTVQYVRQRRESQQLKVISELKARFFDNITHEFRTPLTLILSPVGKLLQQTPPPDELRRQLRMVERNAQKLLRLINQLLDLAKLDSGQLTLTNRTGDLTRFVGQIVQTFAPLADERQIDLRYDSDLTGYQAFDGEKIEQIVYNLLMNALKFTRVGHVRVQLQQGESIRLVVADTGVGIAADKLPVIFDRFYQVLPSLSPNGRPSADWMNTGTGIGLALVRELTELMNGTVSVQSTVSTAADEPSGTVFTINLPLPTVQATQYSDREFSDPQPATVGTEEAAGRNSEPLDTVGIPAADSDRNLVLVVEDNAELRSFIARELSVVYRVLTARDGAEGWELARTELPDIVLTDVMMPGLDGYELTHRLKQDDLTSHIAVVMLTARSAQPSRLEGLKHGADEYISKPFHLDELYLRLRNLLTRQQALRVHYEQLLSAPSAPELPHPVPDKFIQKLQACIEARLDDSQFGVEALAFAIGMSRRSLYRKLMAVANLNINDFIRRYRLRRALQFLREGHNVSETAYLVGYESPGHFSTVFKEFYQKTPTEFLKS from the coding sequence ATGATAACCATATTAGTCATCGATGACGAGGTAGATTTGGAGCATCTGCTGCGGTCGTGGTTTCGCCGTCAGATACAACAGCAAACATATACTTTTCTGTTTGCCTGTAACGGGCCGCAGGGCCTTTCCTTGCTTCAGGAGGAACCTGCCATTGACATCGTGCTGCTCGACATTAACATGCCCCAGATGAACGGACTGGATCTGCTTACCAAGATCTCAGCCCTTAATCTGCTGATTGGTACGGTCATGGTATCGGCCTACGGGGATATTAGTAACATCCGCACGGCCATGAACCGGGGCGCGTTCGACTTTGTCACCAAGCCAATCGATTTTACAGACCTGGTGGCAACCATTGACAAAACGGTGCAGTACGTTCGCCAGCGCCGGGAATCCCAGCAGCTCAAGGTCATCAGTGAGCTGAAAGCCCGTTTCTTCGATAACATCACCCACGAATTCCGAACACCCCTTACCCTGATCCTGTCCCCGGTCGGGAAGCTGCTGCAACAGACGCCCCCCCCGGATGAACTCCGCCGGCAGTTGCGGATGGTGGAACGCAATGCGCAGAAGCTGCTGCGGCTGATCAATCAATTACTCGACCTGGCCAAACTTGATTCGGGTCAGCTGACGCTGACAAACCGTACCGGTGATCTGACCCGTTTTGTCGGCCAGATTGTGCAGACGTTCGCCCCCCTGGCCGACGAACGGCAGATTGACCTGCGGTACGACAGTGACCTCACGGGGTATCAGGCATTCGACGGTGAAAAAATCGAGCAGATCGTGTACAACCTGCTCATGAACGCGCTAAAATTCACCCGGGTGGGTCATGTGCGGGTGCAGTTGCAGCAGGGGGAATCGATCCGGCTGGTGGTGGCAGATACGGGCGTGGGCATTGCCGCCGATAAGCTCCCGGTTATATTCGATCGGTTTTATCAGGTGCTCCCTTCGCTGTCACCGAACGGGCGACCATCCGCCGACTGGATGAACACCGGCACCGGAATCGGGCTGGCGTTGGTCAGGGAATTGACCGAACTGATGAATGGAACGGTTTCGGTACAGAGCACCGTGAGCACCGCTGCCGATGAGCCCTCCGGTACCGTTTTTACGATTAACTTACCCCTACCGACCGTTCAAGCCACACAGTACAGCGACCGGGAATTCTCCGACCCGCAGCCGGCTACGGTCGGTACGGAGGAAGCTGCCGGGCGCAACTCAGAACCATTGGATACGGTCGGGATACCCGCTGCCGATTCCGACAGAAACCTTGTACTGGTGGTGGAAGACAATGCGGAACTGCGGTCGTTTATCGCCCGGGAGTTGTCGGTTGTTTACCGGGTACTGACTGCCAGGGACGGTGCGGAAGGGTGGGAACTCGCCCGAACCGAACTTCCCGACATCGTCCTGACCGATGTCATGATGCCCGGCCTCGACGGCTACGAATTAACCCATCGCCTGAAGCAGGACGACCTGACCAGCCACATCGCCGTTGTCATGCTCACGGCCAGGAGCGCGCAGCCCAGTCGGCTGGAAGGCTTGAAACACGGAGCGGATGAGTACATCAGCAAACCGTTTCACCTCGACGAGCTTTACCTCCGCCTGCGTAACCTGCTGACTCGCCAGCAGGCCCTGCGGGTTCACTACGAGCAGCTCCTTTCCGCGCCGTCCGCGCCAGAGCTGCCACATCCCGTACCCGATAAATTTATTCAGAAACTGCAGGCTTGTATCGAAGCCCGACTGGATGACAGCCAGTTTGGCGTCGAAGCGCTGGCTTTTGCCATAGGCATGAGTCGCCGGAGTCTCTACCGGAAGCTTATGGCGGTCGCGAATCTCAACATTAATGACTTTATCCGACGGTACCGGCTCCGGCGGGCGCTGCAGTTTCTGCGGGAGGGACACAACGTATCCGAAACCGCCTACCTGGTGGGCTACGAAAGTCCGGGGCACTTTTCGACCGTGTTCAAAGAGTTCTACCAGAAAACTCCCACCGAATTTCTGAAAAGTTAA
- the cobA gene encoding uroporphyrinogen-III C-methyltransferase → MKLTLVGAGPGDPELITLKGIRALQQADVVMYDALVHPDLLEYCRPDALTVYVGKRRGAYSCVQEDINPLIVHYARQYGHVVRLKGGDSFVFGRGFEEVEYARQQGIETAVVPGLSSSYAVPAAAGIPLTTRGLSESFWVVTGTTKAGQLSADLQLAAQSSATVVVLMGMHKLAEIMAVFAQQGKTETPVAIIQNGTLPDQQLVVGQVGDIIDKVNESGVGNPAIIVVGDVAGLSQINIQAIVSSNVAE, encoded by the coding sequence ATGAAACTTACCCTCGTAGGAGCCGGGCCGGGTGATCCGGAACTGATAACGCTGAAAGGCATTCGGGCGTTGCAACAGGCCGATGTGGTCATGTATGATGCGCTCGTGCACCCGGACCTGCTCGAATACTGCCGGCCCGACGCGCTGACAGTCTATGTGGGCAAACGTCGGGGCGCCTATTCTTGCGTGCAGGAAGACATTAACCCCCTTATTGTTCACTACGCCCGGCAGTACGGCCACGTTGTTCGGCTGAAAGGGGGTGACTCGTTTGTCTTTGGCCGGGGTTTTGAAGAAGTGGAATACGCCCGGCAACAGGGCATCGAAACGGCGGTCGTACCCGGATTATCGAGTAGTTACGCTGTCCCGGCAGCCGCCGGCATACCGCTGACCACCCGCGGCCTGTCGGAAAGTTTCTGGGTCGTTACGGGAACCACGAAAGCCGGTCAGCTCTCCGCCGATCTGCAGCTGGCGGCCCAGTCCTCGGCAACGGTCGTCGTGCTGATGGGCATGCATAAACTCGCCGAGATCATGGCCGTTTTTGCGCAGCAGGGTAAAACCGAAACCCCCGTTGCCATTATTCAGAACGGTACCCTCCCCGATCAGCAACTGGTGGTCGGTCAGGTAGGAGACATCATTGATAAGGTAAACGAATCCGGCGTGGGCAACCCCGCCATCATCGTCGTTGGTGACGTGGCCGGCCTCTCCCAAATCAACATCCAGGCGATTGTCAGCAGCAACGTAGCCGAATAA
- a CDS encoding nitrite/sulfite reductase, which yields MSIHLTDNVSAAARRDILDLDQKISSFRSGTMADEAFRKFRLTRGVYGQRQPGVQMIRIKLPYGRITADQLTRIADLSDRYATGNLHATTRQDIQLHFVKLADSPQLWADLEDAGITLKEACGNTVRNVTGSARAGIDPLEPFDISPYAFTIFDYFLRNPICQDMGRKFKISVSSSEKDSAYGFMHDVGLVPRLQDGQRGFKVMLGGGLGAQPFPAQTAFEFLPEEKVIPFIEGVIRVFDRYGERVKRHKARMKYLLNDIGLDELLRRVEAETLALRVQTLPVPEKLVYPATAGIDDLTPSGGAVPVSDNPAFNTWLRTNVFEQKQPGWYAVQLRVLLGDMSADTARALAQLVKQYAADDIRVTVNQGYLLRFIRPEHLLDLFTALDALGLADPGFDTTADITTCPGTDTCNLAISSSYGITRALETMMRDEFPDIVFNDDIKIKISGCMNGCGQHSVANIGYHGSSLKNGAYVLPALQVLLGGGFNGKGEGLIADKVIKIPSKRGPESLRTLLRDYETNGFDGEYYSDYYARQGKNYFYQLLKPIADLKTLVDSDYIDWDHTEQYVTEVGVGECASVLIDLVATTLTEAGEKLGWAREALADGRWADAIYHGYNTFITGAKAALMSRDIPTNTQHGIVSDFDKTFAGQADFHEAEGDFKTLVFGINRHEPTEDFARQFVAQAEAFLPGIQAYRESQLDLDGVPALQELSQAKDS from the coding sequence ATGTCGATCCACCTCACCGATAACGTTAGCGCGGCCGCCCGGCGTGATATTCTGGACCTTGACCAAAAGATCAGCTCGTTCCGGTCAGGTACCATGGCCGACGAAGCGTTCCGGAAGTTCCGGCTCACGCGGGGAGTCTATGGCCAGCGCCAGCCGGGGGTTCAGATGATCCGGATCAAGCTGCCCTACGGGCGCATCACAGCCGACCAGCTTACCCGGATTGCCGACCTGTCCGACCGGTATGCAACGGGGAATCTCCACGCCACCACCCGGCAGGACATTCAGCTCCACTTCGTTAAGCTGGCCGACTCGCCCCAGTTGTGGGCCGACCTGGAAGACGCGGGCATTACCCTCAAGGAAGCCTGCGGCAATACGGTCCGGAACGTAACGGGCTCCGCCCGGGCGGGTATCGACCCGCTGGAGCCCTTCGATATCAGTCCTTACGCGTTCACTATTTTCGACTATTTCCTGCGCAATCCCATTTGTCAGGATATGGGCCGGAAGTTTAAGATATCAGTATCATCGAGTGAAAAAGACTCGGCCTATGGTTTCATGCATGACGTGGGGCTGGTGCCCCGGCTGCAGGACGGCCAGCGGGGCTTCAAGGTCATGCTGGGCGGGGGATTAGGGGCGCAGCCCTTCCCGGCGCAAACGGCGTTTGAATTTCTGCCCGAGGAAAAGGTGATCCCGTTCATTGAAGGTGTTATCCGCGTCTTCGACCGCTACGGCGAACGGGTAAAACGGCACAAAGCCCGGATGAAATACCTTCTCAACGACATCGGACTGGATGAACTCCTGCGCCGGGTCGAAGCAGAAACCCTGGCCCTGCGCGTGCAGACGCTTCCCGTACCCGAGAAGCTGGTCTATCCCGCCACCGCTGGTATCGATGACCTGACACCCTCCGGGGGCGCGGTACCCGTTTCTGACAATCCGGCCTTTAACACCTGGCTGCGGACGAACGTATTCGAACAGAAACAGCCGGGCTGGTACGCGGTTCAGTTGCGGGTGCTGCTGGGCGACATGTCTGCCGATACGGCGCGGGCGCTGGCCCAGCTCGTGAAGCAATACGCGGCCGACGACATCCGGGTAACGGTCAACCAGGGCTATCTGCTCCGGTTCATCCGTCCCGAACACCTGCTCGACCTCTTCACGGCCCTCGATGCGCTGGGGCTGGCCGACCCGGGTTTCGACACAACTGCCGACATCACGACCTGCCCCGGTACGGATACCTGCAACCTGGCCATATCCAGCAGTTACGGGATTACCCGGGCGCTGGAAACGATGATGCGCGACGAATTCCCGGATATTGTCTTTAACGACGACATCAAGATCAAGATCTCGGGCTGCATGAACGGCTGCGGGCAGCACTCGGTCGCCAACATTGGCTACCACGGCTCATCGCTCAAAAATGGGGCCTACGTCCTGCCAGCCCTTCAGGTACTCCTGGGTGGTGGCTTTAACGGCAAAGGCGAAGGACTGATTGCCGATAAAGTGATCAAGATCCCGAGCAAACGCGGACCTGAGTCACTCCGGACCCTGCTGCGGGATTACGAAACCAACGGGTTCGACGGCGAGTATTATTCCGATTACTACGCCCGGCAGGGGAAAAACTATTTTTACCAGCTGCTCAAACCCATTGCGGACCTGAAAACGCTCGTCGACAGTGATTACATTGACTGGGATCACACGGAGCAGTACGTTACCGAAGTCGGGGTTGGCGAATGCGCCAGCGTCCTGATCGACCTCGTAGCCACGACCCTGACCGAAGCCGGTGAAAAACTGGGCTGGGCGCGGGAAGCCCTGGCCGATGGTCGCTGGGCCGATGCCATCTACCACGGCTATAACACCTTTATCACCGGGGCCAAAGCCGCGCTGATGAGCCGCGACATTCCCACCAATACCCAACACGGGATTGTGAGCGACTTCGATAAAACGTTTGCCGGACAGGCCGATTTTCACGAAGCCGAGGGTGACTTTAAAACCCTGGTCTTCGGCATCAACCGGCACGAGCCGACCGAAGACTTCGCCCGCCAGTTTGTGGCCCAGGCCGAAGCGTTCCTGCCCGGTATTCAGGCCTACCGCGAAAGCCAGCTTGACCTGGATGGCGTACCAGCCCTCCAGGAACTGAGCCAGGCAAAAGACAGCTAA
- a CDS encoding tetratricopeptide repeat protein, translated as MLVLGCWLLATRCSNDRTDEAAQFFLRGNVQLQKREYREAIRFYTEALDKKPDFADAYNNRGLARFRNDDREGALADYTRAIETDPDFGAAYLNRAEVLLETGDAAGSLTDLQRIENEYRDSTGYQTRLGDTYVRLDDVAKAQAAYDRAVQLNPDNVEALTNRAALFYNQKAYAQAGADLEKALALNPKQDAALNNQSLLLARRGQYADALTYVERALAVQPTQAYYLNNKAYLLLMLNRPADALPLVEQSLRLDPQNAWAHRTLGLYYLNRQQPAKALPELRRAEAIDASVDELYYYIGTAEAATGNTAGACEAWRRGTTAGDTRAKEAFGKACAP; from the coding sequence ATGCTTGTTTTAGGCTGCTGGCTGCTGGCCACGCGCTGTTCCAATGACCGGACCGACGAAGCCGCCCAGTTTTTTCTGCGGGGGAATGTGCAGCTGCAAAAGCGCGAGTACCGCGAGGCTATCCGTTTTTACACCGAAGCGCTGGACAAAAAGCCCGACTTTGCCGATGCCTATAACAACCGGGGACTAGCCCGGTTCCGGAACGATGACCGGGAGGGGGCGTTGGCCGACTACACCCGCGCCATTGAAACCGATCCCGATTTCGGGGCGGCTTATCTGAACCGGGCCGAGGTGCTGCTCGAAACGGGCGATGCCGCCGGAAGCCTGACCGATCTGCAACGGATTGAGAACGAATATCGCGACTCGACGGGGTACCAGACACGGCTGGGCGATACCTACGTCCGGCTGGATGATGTCGCCAAAGCCCAGGCCGCCTATGACCGGGCCGTGCAGCTCAATCCTGACAACGTCGAAGCGCTGACGAACCGGGCGGCACTGTTCTACAACCAGAAAGCCTATGCGCAGGCCGGAGCCGACCTGGAGAAGGCGCTGGCCCTGAATCCGAAACAGGACGCAGCCCTCAATAACCAGAGTCTGCTGCTGGCCCGCCGGGGGCAGTATGCCGACGCGCTGACCTACGTGGAGCGGGCCCTGGCCGTGCAGCCTACGCAAGCCTACTACCTCAATAACAAAGCCTACCTGCTGCTCATGCTCAACCGCCCGGCCGATGCACTGCCGCTGGTGGAGCAGTCCCTGCGGTTGGACCCCCAGAATGCCTGGGCGCACCGGACCCTGGGGCTGTACTACCTGAACCGGCAGCAACCTGCCAAAGCCCTGCCCGAATTACGGCGGGCCGAAGCCATCGATGCATCCGTCGACGAACTCTACTATTATATAGGTACCGCCGAAGCGGCCACGGGTAACACTGCCGGTGCCTGCGAAGCCTGGCGACGCGGCACCACCGCCGGTGATACCCGCGCCAAAGAAGCCTTTGGAAAAGCGTGTGCGCCATAA
- a CDS encoding molybdopterin-dependent oxidoreductase codes for MDTQTHYRACNLCEAICGLAITYRSGPAGTEIIRIAGDTDDPFSRGHICPKAVALADIYRDPNRLKQPLKRVIDDEGTINWVEIGWEQAFDEVADRLRQIRTRYGANAIGVYAGNPSVHNSGTFLSAPGFIRALGTQNRFSASSVDQFPHHFAAWHLFGHPLLMPVPDIDRTDFWLIIGGNPVASNGSIMTAPDVANRLKAIQQRGGRVVVIDPRRTETAVRADQHQFIRPGTDVYLLLAMIQTLFTDGLIRLGRLDAVTDGLDALRAAVADFTPERAASLTGVPADVIRQVTRDLAGAGRAACYGRVGVSIQPFGGLCLWAINVINLLTGNLDEPGGMMFTTPAIDVLGSGRGGPQLYRRYDRYRSRVDKRPEFMGELPVSCLATEILTESTDPAQPRIRAMVTSCGNPVLSTPNGRQLDEAFGQLDFMVSVDIFLNETTRHADYILPPATGLETAHYDLTFHALAIRNTSRYSVPMIDKGTDARYDWEIFDALRQRLEIDTYDAATAPNPQDPAMQLDQGLRYGPYGQANGNPSGFGLSLQTLLDHPHGIDLGPLQTQLPERLMTDGKRIDLLPEPFLQDLDRVRASLSGAEQADHALLLISRRHLRDNNSWMHNAQRLVKGPNRCTLQLNPDDARRLHIVSGQRVRVRSRVGSVELPAEVTADLMPGVVCMPHGYGHNRSGTRLDIAHQHAGESINDLTDDRRLDELTGNAALSGVPVTVQPVAES; via the coding sequence ATGGATACCCAAACGCATTACCGGGCCTGTAATTTGTGCGAAGCGATTTGCGGGCTAGCCATTACTTACCGTAGCGGACCGGCCGGTACCGAGATCATCCGCATTGCGGGGGATACCGATGATCCCTTCAGCCGCGGCCATATTTGCCCGAAAGCGGTTGCACTGGCGGATATTTACCGGGACCCTAACCGGCTGAAGCAACCGCTTAAACGAGTCATTGACGATGAGGGGACCATCAACTGGGTGGAAATTGGGTGGGAACAGGCTTTTGATGAGGTAGCCGACCGGCTCCGCCAAATCCGGACCAGGTACGGGGCCAATGCCATCGGGGTGTACGCCGGCAACCCGTCGGTGCACAACTCCGGTACCTTCCTGTCGGCACCGGGCTTCATCCGGGCCCTTGGCACCCAAAACCGGTTCTCGGCCTCGTCGGTCGACCAGTTTCCGCACCATTTTGCCGCCTGGCACCTGTTCGGCCATCCGCTCCTGATGCCCGTTCCCGATATCGACCGAACCGATTTCTGGCTGATCATTGGCGGTAATCCTGTTGCGTCCAATGGCAGCATTATGACCGCCCCCGACGTAGCGAACCGACTCAAAGCCATCCAGCAGCGGGGTGGCCGCGTGGTTGTTATCGACCCGCGCCGTACGGAAACCGCGGTCCGCGCCGACCAGCACCAGTTCATCCGCCCCGGTACCGACGTTTACCTGTTGCTGGCCATGATCCAGACGCTCTTTACCGACGGGCTGATCCGGCTCGGTCGGCTGGATGCGGTAACCGATGGGCTGGATGCCCTGCGCGCTGCCGTTGCCGACTTCACCCCCGAGCGGGCGGCTTCCCTGACGGGCGTTCCCGCCGACGTTATCCGGCAGGTAACCCGCGACCTGGCCGGGGCCGGGCGGGCAGCCTGTTACGGGCGGGTGGGCGTATCTATACAACCCTTCGGCGGCTTATGTTTGTGGGCGATCAACGTCATCAACCTGCTGACGGGTAACCTGGACGAACCGGGGGGAATGATGTTCACCACACCCGCCATCGATGTGCTGGGAAGCGGCAGGGGAGGGCCCCAACTTTACCGGCGTTATGACCGCTACCGGAGCCGGGTAGACAAGCGGCCCGAGTTCATGGGCGAACTGCCCGTCTCCTGCCTGGCCACCGAGATCCTGACCGAATCGACGGACCCCGCCCAACCCCGTATCCGGGCCATGGTCACCAGTTGCGGTAATCCCGTTCTTTCGACACCCAACGGCCGTCAGCTCGATGAAGCCTTCGGGCAACTCGACTTCATGGTATCAGTAGATATTTTTCTGAACGAGACCACGCGGCACGCCGATTATATCCTGCCCCCGGCCACTGGTCTGGAGACCGCCCATTACGACCTTACCTTTCACGCCCTGGCCATCCGCAATACCAGCCGCTATTCAGTGCCCATGATCGACAAAGGGACTGACGCGCGGTATGACTGGGAGATTTTTGACGCACTCCGGCAACGGCTGGAAATCGATACCTATGACGCGGCTACGGCACCTAACCCGCAGGACCCGGCCATGCAGCTGGATCAGGGGCTTCGCTACGGGCCCTACGGGCAGGCCAACGGGAATCCGTCCGGTTTTGGCCTCTCGCTCCAAACCCTGCTTGACCATCCGCACGGGATTGACCTTGGACCGCTGCAGACGCAGTTACCCGAGCGGCTGATGACCGACGGTAAACGGATCGATCTCCTGCCGGAGCCCTTTCTACAGGATTTGGACCGGGTGCGGGCCAGTCTTAGCGGAGCGGAGCAGGCAGACCATGCACTGCTGCTGATTAGTCGGCGGCACCTGCGCGACAACAATTCGTGGATGCACAACGCCCAACGGCTCGTGAAAGGACCCAATCGCTGTACACTACAGCTTAACCCCGACGACGCCCGCCGACTGCATATTGTCAGCGGGCAACGCGTGCGGGTGCGGTCGCGGGTGGGGAGCGTTGAACTTCCCGCCGAGGTTACGGCCGATTTGATGCCGGGGGTTGTGTGCATGCCCCACGGCTACGGCCATAACCGGAGCGGTACCCGTCTGGACATAGCCCATCAACACGCGGGAGAAAGCATTAATGACCTGACCGATGACCGGCGGCTCGATGAATTGACGGGGAATGCCGCCCTGTCTGGTGTGCCGGTAACGGTACAGCCCGTTGCCGAGTCGTGA